Below is a genomic region from Eremothecium sinecaudum strain ATCC 58844 chromosome V, complete sequence.
cctcttcttcatagGTATTATGTAGATAAACCTCATCAGCGACAAAGTGGTCACCTTGAACTCCCAACTTTGATTTTATATTTAATGGTACATTAACCATATCAAAGTCAGTAGCCAGATGATTATTGTTCATATTTTGCTTGTTGTAGAATAACACATCGAAGATATTGAAATACTAGGAACACAACAGACTATATGTTCAAATGGGTATATTTGTGAGTAACGAGTACCTATAACCAATGGCAACAAAATACGTGATGATAATCAAACAGAGACCACAGAAATAGTTCAAAACCTCACAATACTATATCAAACCTAGTAACTGAAAAATTTCATAAACTAGCCAGTTAGACGCAGTGGTTGTTCCTTATTTCTATTGTTCTTTATTCAGAAGTACATAGCACCTTAAAGTACAGAAGTTGATGGTTTGGAAAACACAAGTTAATCTTACGTATAACGTGATTACTGTTGTTACATATGATGATCCAACCAAACGAGCCCCAGTTGAATTTATATACTTTATTTTGACCTTGGCACTTCTGGGAACTTAAAATTAGCTACTAATTCATCAGGATCAGTGTTGCTGTAAGCCTTTTCCTTCTCTTTCTGCTCTTTTATATTTTTAGCGAGTTGTTTCAACCTCTCAACCCTACTCTCAAAAATTATAGAATTCAAAGAATACGTCCGCGATGCTTTCTTTATGGATGCTAGTTCATCTACGGCATTCAGGTGCTGTCGCTGTAAATCAGCAATAGATTCGGAGACAGGTTTATCTGGTTTATCTGGTTTATCTGGTTTATCAGGTTTATCAGTGGATTCTTGTGTATCACCAGGCTTACTGTC
It encodes:
- the VFA1 gene encoding Vfa1p (Syntenic homolog of Ashbya gossypii ACL052C; Syntenic homolog of Saccharomyces cerevisiae YER128W (VFA1)) encodes the protein MENVYTLRKVAQKDASSCLICYKSTVTVLYNKSGKDWFYCCSLHLEDNTQFAQPIYPKSYYDALQTVQALDSKLQRHKINQSGNWDVWLNKLLKRKQDSKPGDTQESTDKPDKPDKPDKPDKPVSESIADLQRQHLNAVDELASIKKASRTYSLNSIIFESRVERLKQLAKNIKEQKEKEKAYSNTDPDELVANFKFPEVPRSK